One stretch of Castor canadensis chromosome 14, mCasCan1.hap1v2, whole genome shotgun sequence DNA includes these proteins:
- the Cnn2 gene encoding calponin-2, with amino-acid sequence MSSTQFNKGPSYGLSAEVKNRLLSKYDPHKEAELRSWIEGLTGLSIGPDFQKGLKDGVILCTLMNKLQPGSVPKINRSMQNWHQLENLSNFIKAMVSYGMNPVDLFEANDLFESGNMTQVQVSLLALAGKAKTKGLHSGVDIGVKYSEKQQRNFDDATMKAGQCVIGLQMGTNKCASQSGMTAYGTRRHLYDPKNHILPPMDHSTISLQMGTNKCASQVGMTAPGTRRHIYDTKLGTDKCDNSSMSLQMGYTQGANQSGQVFGLGRQIYDPKYCPQGPTDGAPLGATDCPGEGSEYPSYYQEEAGY; translated from the exons ATGAGCTCCACGCAGTTCAACAAGGGGCCGTCGTACGGGCTCTCGGCCGAGGTCAAGAACCGG CTCCTGTCCAAGTATGATCCCCACAAGGAGGCTGAGCTCCGCAGCTGGATCGAGGGACTCACAGGCCTGTCCATTGGCCCCGACTTCCAGAAGGGTCTGAAGGATGGGGTTATCTTATGCAC ACTCATGAACAAGCTGCAGCCAGGCTCTGTCCCCAAGATCAACCGCTCCATGCAGAACTGGCACCAG CTAGAAAACCTCTCCAACTTCATCAAAGCCATGGTCAGCTATGGCATGAACCCTGTGGACCTGTTTGAGGCCAACGACCTGTTCGAGAGTGGGAACATGACGCAGGTGCAGGTGTCTCTTCTTGCGCTGGCAGGCAAG GCCAAGACAAAGGGGTTGCACAGTGGTGTGGACATTGGAGTAAAGTATTCAGAGAAACAGCAGCGGAACTTTGATGACGCCACCATGAAGGCTGGCCAGTGTGTCATTGGGCTGCAG ATGGGCACCAACAAATGTGCCAGCCAATCTGGCATGACGGCCTATGGGACCAGGCGGCATCTCTATGACCCCAAGAACCACATCCTGCCACCTATGGACCACTCCACCATCAGCCTCCAGATGGGAACAAACAAGTGTGCCAGCCAG GTGGGCATGACTGCTCCAGGGACCCGGAGGCACATCTATGACACCAAGCTGGGGACCGACAAGTGTGACAACTCCTCCATGTCCCTGCAGATGGGCTACACACAGGGAGCCAACCAGAGTGGCCAGGTCTTTGGCCTGGGGCGGCAGATATATGACCCCAAGTATTGCCCACAAGGCCCAACCGACGGGGCTCCACTGGGTGCCACCGACTGCCCTGGGGAGGGCTCAGAGTATCCCTCCTATTACCAGGAGGAGGCCGGCTACTGA